DNA from Agathobaculum sp. NTUH-O15-33:
GCGCACCGGCGGCATGGGCGCGGCTCAGCTTTGCGCGCTCTTCCTCCACAGCGTCCATGATCTTCTTTTGCAGCACGTTCGCCTCTTCCACGTGCTCCTCAAAGTATTGCTTGGCGGCATCGCGGCCTTGGCCAAGGCGCACGCCGTCCATGGAGAACCACGCGCCGGACTTCTGCACCAGATCGAATTTCACGCCCAGATCGACCAGCTCGCCCGTGCGGGAAATGCCCTTGCCGTACATGATATCGAATTCGGCCTCTTTAAACGGAGGCGCGACCTTGTTTTTGACTACCTTAACGCGCGTGTGGCTGCCAATCAGCTCGGTGCCGTTCTTCAAGTGCTCGGTACGGCGCACGTCGATACGCACGGAAGCGTAAAACTTGAGCGCGCGGCCGCCAGTCGTCACTTCCGGGCTGCCGTAAATAACGCCGACCTTTTCGCGCAGCTGGTTGATGAAAACCGCCACGCACTGGCTTTTCGCAATAGAACCGGCCAGCTTACGCATGGCTTGGCTCATCATACGGGCGTGCAGGCCGACAAAGGAATCGCCCATTTCGCCTTCGATTTCGGCGCGGGGCGTGAGCGCCGCGACCGAGTCGATCACCACAATATCGATCGCGCCCGAACGGACGAGCGCCTCGGCAATGTCAAGGCCCTGCTCGCCGGTATCCGGCTGGGAAACGAGCAGCGAGTCGATATCAACGCCAAGGGCCTGCGCATAGATCGGGTCGAGCGCGTGCTCCGCGTCGATAAAGGCGGCGGTGCCGCCGGCCTTCTGCGCTTCCGCGATGCAGTGCAGGGCGACCGTGGTTTTACCCGAGGATTCAGGCCCGTATATCTCGACGATACGGCCGCGCGGCAAACCGCCGATGCCGAGCGCCAGATCAAGGCCGACCGAGCCGGTGGGGATATGCTCAACGGTCATGCCGGCGTTTTGACCAAGGCACATAACGGCCCCTGAGCCGAACTGCTTTTCAATATTACCCAGCGCTTTTTCAAGCGCTTTCTTTTTATCCGCCGCCGGTGCGACCGGTTCCAGCTGTCTTTTGGTAGCCATAAGTAGCCTCCTGCACTTCATTATCTATCTGTCATTATAACAGTGTCCGATTTTGAATGCAAGAAAAATCGAACAAATTTTCGATTTTTTAATTTCTGAAATATCTTACTCGCCCAGATTGTAGCCGTACACGATGCGCGGCACACCGGACAGATCCTCCGTGATGCTGATGCCCGCAAAGCGGTTATCCTCTAAAATGGCGGCCACCTGCGTCGCTTGGCGGTAGCCGCATTCAAAGAGGATCAGGCCGCCCGCGGTCAGCAGCGAGCCCCACTTGGAGCAGATGGAACGGTAAAAAT
Protein-coding regions in this window:
- the recA gene encoding recombinase RecA; amino-acid sequence: MATKRQLEPVAPAADKKKALEKALGNIEKQFGSGAVMCLGQNAGMTVEHIPTGSVGLDLALGIGGLPRGRIVEIYGPESSGKTTVALHCIAEAQKAGGTAAFIDAEHALDPIYAQALGVDIDSLLVSQPDTGEQGLDIAEALVRSGAIDIVVIDSVAALTPRAEIEGEMGDSFVGLHARMMSQAMRKLAGSIAKSQCVAVFINQLREKVGVIYGSPEVTTGGRALKFYASVRIDVRRTEHLKNGTELIGSHTRVKVVKNKVAPPFKEAEFDIMYGKGISRTGELVDLGVKFDLVQKSGAWFSMDGVRLGQGRDAAKQYFEEHVEEANVLQKKIMDAVEEERAKLSRAHAAGAPVASEPAAAPARPKASAAKAVSIDADDFDDLEE